One stretch of Croceibacterium atlanticum DNA includes these proteins:
- a CDS encoding tyrosine-type recombinase/integrase: protein MGKLTAVAVKAALAIPGTYQDGDGLFLKVGKTGAASWLLRLQRDGKRQDIGLGSAKLVTLAEARARAAELRKAVKVEKRDVLTERKDEEAAKVTFREAATQYHSENEAGWKSDVYGRQWLASLENYAFPKLGDMTTGGITAADIISVLTPIWQEIPETARQVRNRICAVLDYSHAKGWRSTEAPSGNSSLKAGRGLPRQIKKPSNRKAMPYVAVPSFLTALRRKPSYSRLALDLLILTGVRSQEVRLAKWDEFDLDQRLWTIPAEHMKRSRAHIVPLSEAAMAVLAKAEAMQMEGAEVVFPGMTGKAMSNMTLLKVMRDMQEPFHVHGFRSSFTDWAANEGFPNAVVEAALAHKTPDAVQAAYRRTTYLGTPDNPGARVKLMEAWGEYCSGVAAS from the coding sequence ATGGGCAAACTTACAGCAGTGGCGGTCAAGGCCGCTTTGGCGATTCCGGGCACCTATCAGGACGGAGACGGACTTTTCCTGAAAGTTGGAAAAACTGGTGCGGCTTCTTGGCTCCTGCGACTCCAGCGCGATGGCAAACGACAGGACATTGGTCTGGGCAGCGCAAAGCTGGTGACGCTGGCCGAGGCGCGCGCGAGGGCCGCCGAACTCCGCAAGGCAGTGAAGGTCGAGAAACGAGACGTGCTGACCGAGCGGAAGGACGAAGAAGCTGCCAAGGTCACCTTCCGCGAAGCTGCCACCCAATATCACTCCGAGAACGAGGCGGGTTGGAAAAGCGATGTCTACGGGCGGCAATGGCTCGCGAGTCTGGAGAACTACGCTTTCCCGAAGCTGGGCGACATGACGACTGGCGGAATCACCGCTGCTGACATTATTTCCGTCCTCACGCCGATCTGGCAGGAAATCCCCGAAACAGCCCGCCAGGTTCGCAACCGGATTTGTGCCGTGCTCGACTACTCCCACGCCAAGGGCTGGCGCTCCACCGAAGCTCCATCGGGCAACAGCAGCCTGAAAGCGGGGCGAGGGCTGCCGCGACAGATCAAGAAACCGTCAAACCGCAAGGCGATGCCATACGTCGCCGTCCCATCATTTCTTACAGCGTTGCGGCGCAAGCCGTCCTACTCGCGTCTCGCGCTCGACCTTCTTATTCTGACTGGCGTTCGCTCGCAGGAAGTGAGGCTCGCGAAGTGGGACGAATTCGATCTGGACCAGCGCCTCTGGACAATCCCAGCCGAGCATATGAAACGCAGCAGGGCGCACATCGTGCCGCTGTCAGAAGCGGCGATGGCGGTCCTTGCGAAGGCAGAAGCCATGCAGATGGAGGGAGCCGAAGTGGTTTTCCCCGGCATGACCGGCAAGGCGATGTCCAACATGACCCTGCTCAAGGTCATGCGCGATATGCAGGAGCCGTTCCACGTCCACGGTTTCCGCTCCAGCTTTACCGACTGGGCTGCGAACGAAGGCTTCCCCAATGCGGTTGTCGAAGCGGCACTGGCGCACAAGACGCCTGATGCGGTGCAGGCTGCCTATCGCCGTACGACATATCTCGGCACCCCAGATAATCCGGGCGCGCGGGTGAAACTGATGGAAGCTTGGGGAGAATATTGCTCGGGTGTTGCCGCTTCGTAG
- a CDS encoding HU family DNA-binding protein, translated as MNKNELIGAVADTSGLTRNDATKAVESVFDTITAALSKGDEVRLVGFGTFSVAKRKASTGRNPRTGEPMTIKASTQPKFKAGKGLKDAVN; from the coding sequence ATGAACAAGAATGAACTGATCGGTGCCGTAGCGGACACCAGCGGCCTTACCCGCAATGATGCGACCAAGGCGGTTGAAAGCGTGTTTGATACGATCACTGCCGCGCTCTCGAAAGGTGATGAAGTGCGTCTCGTTGGCTTCGGAACGTTTTCCGTTGCCAAGCGGAAGGCTTCCACGGGGCGCAATCCGCGTACCGGCGAGCCGATGACGATCAAGGCATCGACCCAGCCGAAATTCAAGGCCGGCAAGGGCTTGAAGGATGCTGTGAACTGA
- the lon gene encoding endopeptidase La — protein MTEFPLLPLRDIVVFPGMVVPLFVGRDKSVAALEAAMEGDKDIFLLAQLDPGCDDPARDDLYDVGVVAQVLQLLKLPDGTVRVLVEGQSRARIQKLTEQGEYVVAGTELIEEQPVTGNEASAMMRSALDQFSDYAKHNKKLPEDIEDELGEIDDAGRLADAIAAALSAKVATKQQLLGETDPVKRLEMVFSVMEGELSVLQVERKIRGRVKRQMEKTQREYYLNEQLKAIQSELGGNDGEDGNEVAELQQKIDSLKLSKEAKAKANAELKKLKTMQPMSAEATVVRNYLDILLGLPWGKKSRLKKDIAKAQEILDQDHYALDKVKDRIIEYLAVQARTNKLKGPILCLVGPPGVGKTSLGKSIAKATGREFIRQSLGGVRDEAEIRGHRRTYIGSLPGKIVTNLKKAGASNPLFLLDEIDKLGKDFRGDPASALLEVLDPEQNAKFQDHYLELDIDLSDIMFVCTANSLDLPQPLLDRMEIIRLEGYTEDEKVEIAQRHLIDKQIEAHGLKKGEFELTEAGLRDLIRYYTREAGVRTLEREIARLARKSLRKILEKKATSITITPDNLGEFAGVRKYRFDMSEEEAQVGAVTGLAWTEVGGQLLTIESVTTPGKGEIKSTGKLGEVMNESIQTAFSFVKARAPAYGVKPSIFQRKNIHIHLPEGAVPKDGPSAGIGMVTSIVSTLTGIPVRPDIAMTGEVTLRGRVLPIGGLKEKLLAALRGGIKTVLIPEENVKDLAEIPDNVKEGMEVIPVGHVDEVLRHALTAPTTPIEWTEADDIASQPAPPVAPGGQGTTAH, from the coding sequence ATGACTGAATTCCCCCTTCTGCCCCTGCGCGACATCGTGGTGTTCCCGGGCATGGTCGTTCCGCTCTTCGTCGGGCGGGACAAGTCCGTGGCCGCTCTCGAAGCTGCGATGGAAGGCGACAAGGATATCTTCCTGCTGGCCCAGCTCGATCCGGGTTGCGACGATCCGGCGCGCGATGATCTCTATGATGTCGGCGTCGTGGCGCAGGTGCTGCAATTGCTGAAACTCCCTGACGGCACCGTTCGCGTGCTGGTGGAAGGGCAAAGCCGCGCCAGGATCCAGAAACTCACCGAACAGGGCGAATATGTTGTCGCGGGGACCGAGCTGATCGAAGAACAGCCGGTCACGGGCAATGAAGCCTCCGCCATGATGCGTTCCGCGCTCGACCAGTTTTCCGATTATGCCAAGCATAACAAGAAGCTGCCCGAAGATATCGAGGATGAGCTGGGCGAGATCGACGATGCCGGCCGGCTTGCCGATGCCATAGCCGCCGCGCTTTCCGCGAAGGTGGCGACGAAGCAGCAATTGCTGGGCGAAACCGACCCGGTGAAGCGCCTTGAAATGGTTTTCTCCGTGATGGAGGGCGAACTTTCCGTCCTGCAGGTGGAACGCAAGATCCGCGGCCGCGTGAAGCGGCAGATGGAGAAGACCCAGCGCGAATATTATCTGAACGAGCAGCTCAAGGCGATCCAGTCGGAACTGGGCGGCAATGACGGCGAAGACGGTAATGAAGTCGCCGAATTGCAGCAGAAGATCGACAGCCTGAAGCTTTCCAAGGAAGCCAAGGCCAAGGCCAATGCCGAACTGAAGAAGCTCAAGACCATGCAACCCATGAGCGCGGAAGCGACCGTGGTGCGCAATTATCTCGACATCCTGCTGGGCCTGCCCTGGGGCAAGAAGAGCCGTCTGAAGAAGGACATCGCCAAGGCGCAGGAGATCCTGGACCAGGATCACTATGCGCTGGACAAGGTGAAGGACCGGATCATCGAATATCTGGCCGTCCAGGCGCGCACCAACAAGCTGAAGGGGCCGATCCTGTGCCTCGTCGGCCCTCCGGGTGTCGGCAAGACCAGCCTGGGCAAGTCCATCGCCAAGGCGACCGGGCGCGAATTCATCCGCCAGTCGCTGGGCGGCGTGCGTGACGAGGCGGAAATCCGCGGTCACCGCCGGACTTATATCGGCTCCCTGCCGGGCAAGATCGTCACCAATCTCAAGAAGGCCGGGGCCAGCAATCCGCTGTTCCTGCTCGACGAGATCGACAAGCTGGGCAAGGATTTCCGCGGCGATCCGGCATCGGCGCTGCTGGAAGTGCTGGATCCGGAACAGAATGCGAAGTTCCAGGATCATTACCTGGAACTGGATATCGACCTGTCGGACATCATGTTCGTCTGCACGGCGAACAGCCTCGACCTGCCGCAACCGCTTCTCGACCGAATGGAGATCATCCGGCTGGAAGGCTATACGGAGGACGAAAAGGTCGAGATCGCGCAGCGCCACCTGATCGACAAGCAGATCGAGGCTCATGGGCTCAAGAAGGGCGAGTTCGAACTGACCGAGGCGGGCTTGCGCGACCTGATCCGTTATTACACCCGTGAAGCCGGTGTGCGTACGCTGGAGCGCGAGATTGCGCGCCTGGCCCGCAAGAGCTTGCGCAAGATCCTCGAAAAGAAAGCGACCAGCATCACCATCACGCCCGATAATCTGGGCGAGTTTGCCGGTGTGCGGAAATACCGCTTCGACATGAGCGAGGAAGAGGCGCAGGTCGGTGCCGTCACGGGCCTTGCCTGGACGGAAGTCGGCGGCCAGCTGCTGACGATCGAAAGCGTTACCACGCCGGGCAAGGGCGAGATCAAGTCAACCGGCAAGCTGGGCGAAGTGATGAACGAGTCGATCCAGACCGCGTTCAGCTTCGTGAAGGCGCGGGCACCTGCCTATGGCGTGAAGCCTTCGATCTTCCAGCGCAAGAACATCCACATCCACCTGCCCGAAGGCGCGGTGCCGAAGGATGGCCCCTCTGCCGGTATCGGCATGGTCACATCCATCGTTTCCACGCTGACCGGCATTCCCGTGCGGCCGGACATCGCCATGACCGGCGAAGTCACCTTGCGCGGGCGGGTGCTGCCGATCGGCGGGCTGAAGGAAAAGCTGCTGGCGGCGTTGCGGGGCGGGATCAAGACCGTCCTCATTCCGGAGGAGAATGTGAAGGACCTCGCCGAGATCCCCGACAATGTGAAGGAAGGGATGGAAGTGATACCCGTCGGCCATGTGGACGAGGTGCTGCGCCATGCGCTGACCGCGCCGACCACGCCGATCGAATGGACCGAAGCGGATGACATTGCGAGCCAGCCGGCTCCCCCGGTCGCTCCTGGCGGGCAGGGCACTACCGCGCATTAA
- the rlmB gene encoding 23S rRNA (guanosine(2251)-2'-O)-methyltransferase RlmB gives MAKRGDKKALRGRAGRMQGGRGSGRATQGNVRLWGRHAVEAALKNPARIHRKLWATREGIASLDGELPADFPVEYADVADLARLVARDAPHQGLVLECEPLADLHLGDVLDGDPDRPIVVLDQVTDPHNVGAILRSAAAFNAAAIVTQDRHAPPEGGVIAKSASGALEIVPWIRVVNLARALEEMAEAGYWRLGLAGEAEASFAEALPAGPIALVLGAEGEGMRHNIAAHCDALARLPIGDAMESLNVSNAAAIALYAAATRKDGQ, from the coding sequence ATGGCCAAACGCGGTGACAAGAAAGCCCTGCGCGGACGCGCGGGACGCATGCAAGGTGGACGGGGATCCGGCCGTGCCACACAGGGCAATGTGCGCCTGTGGGGCCGGCACGCGGTGGAAGCCGCACTGAAGAACCCGGCGCGAATCCACAGGAAATTATGGGCCACGCGGGAAGGAATCGCCTCGCTTGACGGCGAATTGCCGGCGGATTTTCCCGTTGAATATGCCGATGTGGCAGATCTCGCCCGCCTGGTGGCGCGCGATGCGCCGCATCAGGGCCTGGTTCTCGAATGCGAGCCTTTGGCCGATCTTCATCTCGGCGATGTTCTCGATGGCGATCCCGATCGTCCGATCGTCGTCCTCGATCAGGTCACCGATCCGCATAATGTCGGGGCCATCCTGCGTTCCGCAGCCGCATTCAATGCCGCCGCGATTGTCACGCAGGACCGCCATGCCCCTCCCGAAGGCGGCGTGATCGCCAAATCAGCATCTGGCGCGCTGGAAATCGTCCCCTGGATCCGCGTGGTCAATCTGGCCCGTGCGCTGGAGGAGATGGCCGAGGCGGGTTACTGGCGGCTTGGTCTGGCCGGCGAAGCCGAGGCAAGTTTTGCCGAAGCCCTGCCCGCAGGCCCGATCGCGCTGGTTCTGGGCGCAGAGGGTGAAGGGATGCGCCACAATATCGCCGCCCATTGCGACGCGCTGGCCCGCCTGCCCATTGGCGATGCGATGGAAAGCCTGAACGTATCCAACGCCGCCGCCATCGCGCTTTATGCCGCGGCTACTCGCAAGGATGGCCAATGA
- a CDS encoding putative phage abortive infection protein — protein sequence MNQWTYPLMRKGTGMQRLLIAAGGIAFFLLGVFAWIGAFNKDAFIERGPWGDFFGGVANPILTFFTFVCVLGTLYLQHKELGLSRTELARSAEALERQNASTAEQKKQNIFFQMLSLHNQLIESIDLHHAQNKTLIAKGRDCFSRFYTRLSDNYKKEIAKGMYSDEECIRRAYHTFWNKHQLELGHYFRFLFRMVIFTDKEFSNDDYYMGILRAQISDQELLLLFYNALTPQGAAFKPLIERWALFDNLPAMRLLSHSDEHKVLFAQTAYSTEQAYQFRCEEPSA from the coding sequence ATGAACCAATGGACTTATCCTCTCATGCGGAAGGGAACAGGAATGCAAAGATTGTTGATTGCCGCAGGGGGGATCGCGTTTTTCCTTTTGGGCGTATTTGCCTGGATTGGGGCGTTCAACAAGGATGCATTCATCGAGCGCGGACCTTGGGGGGACTTTTTTGGCGGTGTAGCCAACCCGATCCTGACATTCTTCACTTTTGTCTGCGTGCTGGGTACGCTCTATCTTCAGCACAAAGAGCTAGGTCTTAGCCGCACAGAACTTGCGCGCTCAGCTGAAGCACTTGAGAGACAGAACGCCAGTACAGCAGAGCAGAAGAAGCAAAACATCTTCTTCCAAATGCTTTCGCTGCACAACCAGTTAATTGAGTCGATCGATCTCCATCACGCTCAAAACAAAACGTTGATCGCCAAGGGACGCGACTGCTTTAGCCGATTTTACACAAGACTGTCGGACAACTACAAAAAGGAGATCGCTAAAGGCATGTACTCCGACGAGGAGTGTATTCGCCGTGCCTACCACACATTTTGGAATAAGCACCAACTCGAGTTAGGCCACTACTTCAGATTCCTGTTTCGAATGGTCATCTTCACCGACAAAGAATTTTCGAATGACGACTACTACATGGGAATCCTGCGAGCGCAGATTTCGGATCAAGAGCTCTTGCTTCTCTTTTATAATGCACTGACTCCTCAGGGCGCAGCCTTCAAGCCGTTAATTGAGCGATGGGCGCTGTTTGACAATCTCCCGGCGATGCGCCTTCTGAGTCACAGCGACGAACATAAAGTGCTGTTTGCTCAAACCGCTTACTCGACAGAGCAGGCATATCAATTTCGTTGCGAAGAGCCGAGCGCGTGA
- a CDS encoding DUF6118 family protein, translating into MDDDHIEEVQLDLEVEEPPAPQPKLEMEAAEASDPATEAFARLEGEMAMVRHTVQNMARERADIVIPDYTATLGQMADQLAQVSKTLTAIGSKPAIELTPQDIAVQIKRASHDMLRDSSDLFRHGRKDLDLATGRLAAIVGRVRTEDEQKRQTWRFAAMGLAVGILLCSILPGTIARAMPESWHWPERMARKAVGEPTIVEAGIRLIRTQNPEAWEDLAAAQRLLSENREALERCNERAKKRESQVSCPLKVSP; encoded by the coding sequence ATGGACGACGATCACATCGAAGAAGTGCAGTTGGACCTCGAAGTCGAGGAACCGCCCGCCCCGCAGCCGAAATTGGAAATGGAAGCGGCGGAAGCGTCCGATCCGGCAACGGAAGCCTTCGCTCGCCTCGAAGGCGAAATGGCAATGGTGCGCCATACCGTCCAGAACATGGCCAGGGAACGAGCCGACATCGTGATCCCGGACTACACCGCCACGCTCGGGCAGATGGCCGATCAGCTGGCACAGGTCTCCAAGACGCTGACCGCAATCGGCAGCAAGCCTGCCATCGAGCTGACCCCGCAAGACATCGCAGTTCAGATCAAGCGCGCCTCGCACGACATGCTACGCGACAGCAGCGACTTGTTCCGGCACGGGCGCAAAGACCTGGACCTTGCGACCGGTCGGCTCGCCGCAATTGTCGGTCGGGTCCGCACCGAGGACGAGCAGAAACGCCAGACCTGGCGCTTTGCAGCCATGGGGCTGGCTGTTGGTATCCTGCTATGCTCGATCCTGCCCGGCACCATCGCGCGCGCCATGCCCGAAAGCTGGCATTGGCCCGAACGAATGGCTCGCAAAGCTGTTGGTGAACCGACCATCGTCGAAGCCGGAATACGGTTAATCCGGACTCAGAATCCAGAGGCTTGGGAGGATCTGGCAGCGGCGCAACGCTTACTCAGTGAGAACCGCGAAGCATTGGAGCGCTGTAACGAGCGAGCGAAGAAGAGAGAAAGTCAGGTCAGTTGCCCCTTGAAGGTATCTCCCTAG
- a CDS encoding zinc-dependent metalloprotease, with amino-acid sequence MRRQAKPGARPKAGLPLLRSVLLAGSASLTLAFGTPAPAAATPISQLEKTEGYVPFYWDAADGKVLIEVPAFDEDILYYVSAATNPGSVQAGFDRGVIYTAVIHFERSGDQVIVNQINTDYRALDGSEALKQNVKDSFPTSVLAVLPVVSDSGGRVVVDGTPLFMRDAGYVTRRLKRSGQGDFKFDPAKSAFYPKRMKAFPENTEIETVASFTSAAPGVAVSEVMPAPDIFTIRVHHSFLKAPTGYQPRAADPRIGVGGVEFKDFSRPIDESPVTEWVRRWRLEKKDPTAAMSEPVEPIVYYFDPAMPDPLRKAMKEGLLWWNKAFAKAGFINAIEARDAPADMDPMDIRYAYVLWIQRDQRGFSSSGAFIDPRTGEVLGSKTHMDAYRVRTVANYYDAYSGALPEDGGGITVVDPSLLLSQEAFDSMPKGQRDMSLLRQAVLSAHELGHTLGFGHNWNANMNDRSSVMEYPVPRVRVKDGKLDLSEAFMTSIGDYDSFMVRYAYTPFAEGQEEAGLDAVIAEMRSQGVMFTLGSDPRYAWYVDGLNPAEELRNMGAVRDVALASYGPGMLKKGEPYGAMRDLRLWMIYLHEQYAIEYGLRYIGGQFQNIVVKGKETGLPPTEFIPAEEQREILGLLLDVLEPGHLAMPESLLAQLAPSPGENNEDMSDDAVFDQLRAARILAAQVLEPLFDGDRASRMIALAVRQPDTLTFPEMVDAVLANSWKVNPSGSAQDRALLRVVQNVAMLSMMKLGADEDTAADARYYVLDQLGRLAEDLNSRTSSDPLTSAFYRESARQIERYLEDPEAPERIMPVWGKEPRSRFPAPPGPPL; translated from the coding sequence ATGAGACGACAAGCGAAACCGGGCGCTCGGCCCAAGGCCGGGCTGCCACTCCTCCGATCGGTTTTGCTGGCGGGTTCCGCTTCGCTAACCCTGGCCTTCGGCACGCCGGCTCCCGCCGCGGCGACGCCGATTTCACAGCTCGAAAAGACTGAAGGCTATGTCCCGTTCTATTGGGATGCGGCCGATGGCAAGGTCCTGATCGAGGTTCCCGCCTTTGATGAGGATATCCTCTATTATGTTTCCGCGGCGACCAATCCGGGTTCGGTCCAGGCCGGATTTGACCGCGGGGTCATCTATACCGCGGTAATCCATTTCGAACGGTCTGGCGATCAGGTGATCGTGAACCAGATCAATACCGATTATCGCGCGCTGGATGGCAGCGAGGCGCTGAAGCAGAATGTGAAGGATTCCTTCCCCACATCCGTGCTCGCCGTGCTGCCGGTCGTTTCCGATTCCGGCGGCAGGGTCGTGGTTGACGGAACGCCGCTTTTCATGCGTGATGCCGGATATGTCACGCGCCGGTTGAAGCGAAGCGGCCAGGGCGATTTCAAATTCGATCCGGCAAAAAGCGCATTCTACCCGAAGCGCATGAAGGCCTTCCCCGAAAATACCGAGATCGAGACGGTGGCCAGCTTCACCTCCGCTGCTCCGGGCGTGGCAGTGTCGGAAGTCATGCCGGCGCCGGATATTTTCACCATCCGGGTGCACCATTCCTTTCTGAAGGCACCGACCGGATATCAACCGCGCGCAGCGGATCCGCGGATCGGCGTGGGCGGGGTGGAGTTCAAGGATTTCTCCCGGCCGATCGACGAATCCCCGGTGACGGAATGGGTCCGGCGCTGGCGTCTGGAAAAGAAGGATCCCACCGCCGCGATGAGCGAGCCGGTGGAACCGATTGTCTATTATTTCGATCCGGCCATGCCCGATCCGCTGCGCAAGGCGATGAAGGAAGGGCTGTTGTGGTGGAACAAGGCCTTTGCAAAGGCCGGCTTCATCAATGCGATCGAAGCGCGCGATGCGCCGGCCGATATGGATCCGATGGATATCCGCTATGCCTATGTGCTGTGGATCCAGCGCGACCAGCGCGGCTTTTCCTCCAGCGGGGCCTTCATCGATCCGCGCACGGGCGAAGTACTGGGTTCCAAGACCCATATGGACGCCTATCGCGTCCGGACCGTCGCCAATTATTACGATGCCTATAGCGGGGCGTTGCCGGAAGATGGTGGCGGGATCACCGTGGTCGATCCCAGCCTGCTGTTGAGCCAGGAAGCCTTCGATTCCATGCCCAAGGGACAAAGGGATATGTCCCTGTTGCGCCAGGCCGTGCTGAGCGCGCACGAACTGGGCCATACGCTGGGCTTCGGCCACAATTGGAACGCCAATATGAATGACCGTTCCAGCGTCATGGAATATCCCGTGCCGCGCGTGCGGGTGAAGGATGGCAAGCTGGATCTCAGCGAAGCCTTCATGACTTCTATCGGCGACTACGACAGTTTCATGGTCCGCTATGCTTACACGCCCTTTGCTGAAGGGCAGGAAGAGGCCGGACTGGACGCGGTCATCGCCGAAATGCGCAGCCAGGGCGTGATGTTCACGCTGGGCAGCGATCCGCGTTATGCCTGGTATGTCGACGGGCTGAATCCGGCGGAGGAATTGCGCAATATGGGCGCAGTCCGCGACGTGGCCCTGGCAAGCTATGGCCCCGGCATGCTCAAGAAGGGCGAGCCCTATGGCGCCATGCGCGATCTGCGCCTGTGGATGATCTATCTGCACGAGCAGTATGCGATAGAATACGGGCTGCGTTATATCGGCGGCCAGTTCCAGAACATCGTCGTGAAGGGCAAGGAAACCGGCCTGCCGCCCACCGAATTCATCCCGGCGGAAGAACAGCGCGAAATCCTTGGCCTGTTGCTGGATGTGCTGGAGCCGGGACATCTGGCCATGCCGGAATCGCTGCTGGCCCAGCTTGCGCCAAGCCCGGGCGAGAATAATGAAGACATGTCCGATGATGCCGTCTTCGATCAGTTGCGCGCTGCGCGTATTCTTGCCGCGCAGGTTCTCGAACCGCTTTTTGATGGCGATCGCGCCTCTCGCATGATCGCGCTGGCCGTGCGTCAGCCCGATACGCTGACCTTCCCGGAAATGGTCGATGCGGTGCTGGCCAATAGCTGGAAGGTGAATCCATCCGGTTCGGCGCAGGATCGTGCCCTGCTGCGCGTGGTCCAGAACGTCGCCATGCTATCCATGATGAAGCTCGGCGCGGACGAGGATACGGCTGCGGATGCGCGCTATTACGTGCTCGATCAGTTGGGTCGGCTGGCAGAGGATCTGAACTCACGAACATCCTCCGATCCGCTCACTTCCGCATTCTATCGCGAATCCGCGCGGCAGATCGAACGCTATCTGGAAGATCCCGAAGCGCCCGAACGGATCATGCCGGTCTGGGGCAAGGAACCGCGTTCGCGCTTCCCCGCTCCTCCGGGGCCCCCGCTCTGA
- a CDS encoding YbaB/EbfC family nucleoid-associated protein, translating to MKSMEEMMQAAQQAAETIQKQMNEAQAKLDSIEVEGVSGGGLVKIRCSAKGRILGVSIDDSLIAPEEKGMLEDLVAAAFNDARQKADNAANEEMQKVQSGMGLPPGFNFPGFG from the coding sequence ATGAAGTCCATGGAAGAAATGATGCAGGCTGCGCAGCAGGCTGCAGAGACGATCCAGAAGCAGATGAACGAGGCGCAGGCCAAGCTCGATTCGATCGAGGTGGAAGGCGTTTCCGGCGGCGGGCTGGTGAAGATCCGCTGCAGCGCCAAGGGCCGCATCCTTGGCGTTTCCATTGATGACAGCCTGATCGCGCCTGAAGAAAAGGGTATGCTGGAAGACCTCGTCGCCGCTGCTTTCAACGATGCGCGGCAGAAGGCGGACAATGCCGCGAACGAGGAGATGCAGAAGGTCCAGTCCGGGATGGGCCTGCCGCCCGGTTTCAATTTCCCCGGCTTCGGCTGA